The following proteins come from a genomic window of Pseudomonas putida:
- a CDS encoding DNA polymerase III subunit chi: protein MDKPSPLPDSAHLLDDLESIRQLLGDADLQPPLLTETVEQIPLLLDETASDPAAPDEPVAAEPEDDPQTRRQDTLLHLESELRAAAQMIMQDVINDFTPHIENEIKRRLDARIERLIKRSE, encoded by the coding sequence ATGGACAAGCCCTCCCCTTTGCCCGATTCCGCCCACCTGCTCGATGACCTCGAGTCGATCCGTCAGCTGCTTGGCGACGCCGACCTGCAACCGCCGCTGCTCACCGAGACGGTAGAGCAGATTCCGTTGCTGCTGGACGAAACCGCCAGCGACCCCGCGGCGCCCGACGAACCGGTAGCTGCCGAACCCGAGGACGACCCGCAAACCCGCCGCCAGGACACCCTGCTGCACCTGGAAAGCGAGCTGCGCGCTGCCGCGCAGATGATCATGCAGGACGTGATCAACGACTTTACCCCGCATATCGAGAACGAAATCAAGCGCCGGCTGGATGCGCGGATCGAGCGCCTGATCAAGCGTTCCGAGTAG
- a CDS encoding DNA polymerase III subunit chi, translating to MSKVDFYILPTDSLSARLDFACKLCEKAWRLGHRVYLHCQDAEQRSELDQRLWRFKGEAFVPHDLAEVHADAGVVLGLADNAGEHCGLLINLGASVPGFVGQFERVAEIVVEEPAIRQSARERFRFYREQGYALQDHRLQRL from the coding sequence ATGAGCAAAGTCGACTTCTACATTCTGCCCACCGATTCGCTGTCGGCGCGGCTCGATTTCGCCTGCAAGCTGTGCGAAAAGGCCTGGCGCCTCGGCCACCGGGTCTATCTGCACTGCCAGGATGCAGAACAGCGCAGTGAACTGGACCAACGCTTGTGGCGCTTCAAGGGCGAGGCTTTCGTGCCCCACGACCTGGCCGAGGTCCATGCAGATGCTGGCGTGGTGCTGGGCCTGGCTGACAACGCGGGCGAGCACTGCGGTCTGCTGATCAACCTCGGCGCCAGCGTGCCGGGCTTTGTCGGGCAGTTCGAGCGGGTGGCCGAAATCGTCGTTGAAGAGCCCGCCATCCGCCAATCAGCCCGTGAGCGATTCCGTTTCTACCGTGAACAGGGCTATGCTCTGCAAGACCACCGCTTACAGCGACTTTGA
- a CDS encoding leucyl aminopeptidase — protein MELVVKSVAAASVKTATLVLPVGENRKLGAVAKAADQASEGAISAVLKRGDLAGKPGQTLLLQNLPGLKAERVLLVGSGKEEALGDRAWRKLVASVAGVLKGLNGADAVLALDDIAVSNRDAHYGKYRLLAETLLDGEYVFDRFKSQKAEPRALKKVTLLADKAGQAEVERAVKHASAIASGMAFTRDLGNLPPNLCHPSFLAEQAKDLGKAHKALKVEVLDEKKIKDLGMGAFYAVGQGSDQPPRLIVLNYQGGKKADKPFVLVGKGITFDTGGISLKPGAGMDEMKYDMCGAASVFGTLHAVLELQLPINLVCLLACAENMPSGGATRPGDIVTTMSGQTVEILNTDAEGRLVLCDTLTYAERFKPQAVIDIATLTGACIVALGSHTSGLMGNNDDLVGQLLDAGKRADDRAWQLPLFDEYQEQLDSPFADMGNIGGPKAGTITAGCFLSRFAKAYNWAHMDIAGTAWVSGGKDKGATGRPVPLLTQYLLDRAGA, from the coding sequence ATGGAACTGGTTGTAAAAAGCGTAGCTGCTGCATCCGTAAAAACCGCCACCCTGGTCCTTCCGGTAGGTGAAAACCGCAAGCTCGGCGCTGTTGCCAAGGCTGCCGACCAGGCCAGCGAAGGCGCCATCAGCGCCGTGCTCAAGCGCGGCGACCTGGCCGGCAAGCCGGGCCAGACCCTGCTGCTACAGAACCTCCCTGGCCTGAAAGCCGAGCGCGTGCTGCTGGTGGGCAGCGGCAAGGAAGAAGCCCTGGGCGACCGCGCCTGGCGCAAACTGGTGGCCAGTGTCGCTGGCGTGCTCAAGGGCCTGAATGGCGCTGACGCAGTGCTGGCCCTGGACGATATCGCGGTCAGCAACCGCGACGCCCATTATGGCAAGTACCGCCTGCTGGCTGAAACCCTGCTGGACGGCGAGTATGTGTTCGACCGCTTCAAAAGCCAGAAAGCCGAGCCGCGCGCGCTGAAAAAGGTCACCCTGCTGGCCGACAAAGCCGGCCAGGCCGAAGTCGAGCGCGCGGTCAAGCATGCCAGCGCCATCGCCAGCGGCATGGCCTTCACCCGCGACCTCGGCAACCTGCCGCCTAACCTTTGCCACCCAAGCTTCCTGGCCGAACAGGCCAAAGACCTGGGCAAGGCGCACAAGGCCCTCAAGGTTGAAGTGCTGGACGAGAAAAAGATCAAGGACCTGGGCATGGGCGCGTTCTACGCCGTGGGCCAGGGCAGCGACCAGCCACCCCGCCTGATCGTGCTCAATTACCAGGGCGGCAAAAAGGCCGACAAGCCTTTCGTGCTGGTGGGTAAAGGCATTACCTTCGACACCGGCGGCATCAGCCTCAAGCCAGGCGCCGGCATGGACGAAATGAAGTACGACATGTGCGGCGCCGCCAGTGTGTTCGGCACCCTGCATGCAGTGCTCGAACTGCAACTGCCGATCAACCTGGTGTGCCTGCTGGCCTGCGCCGAGAACATGCCAAGCGGCGGTGCCACCCGCCCAGGTGACATCGTTACCACCATGAGTGGCCAGACCGTGGAAATCCTCAACACCGACGCTGAAGGCCGCCTGGTGCTGTGCGACACCCTGACCTACGCCGAGCGCTTCAAACCGCAGGCGGTCATCGACATCGCCACCCTGACCGGCGCCTGCATCGTCGCCCTGGGCAGCCACACCTCCGGCCTGATGGGCAATAACGACGACCTGGTCGGGCAGTTGCTCGATGCCGGCAAGCGCGCCGACGACCGTGCCTGGCAGTTGCCGCTGTTCGATGAATACCAGGAGCAACTGGACAGCCCGTTCGCCGACATGGGCAACATTGGTGGGCCGAAGGCCGGTACGATCACCGCTGGCTGCTTCCTGTCGCGCTTCGCCAAAGCCTACAACTGGGCGCACATGGACATCGCCGGTACCGCCTGGGTCAGTGGCGGCAAGGACAAAGGCGCCACTGGCCGCCCGGTTCCTCTGCTGACCCAGTACCTGCTGGACCGCGCTGGCGCCTGA
- the lptF gene encoding LPS export ABC transporter permease LptF, translating to MIVFRYLSREVLVTLSAVSAVLLVIIMSGRFIKYLAQAAQGVLDPGVLFLIMGYRLPGFLQLILPLGLFLGILLAYGRLYLESEMTVLSATGMSQQRLLGLTMAPAALVALLVAWLSMSLAPQGVAQVQQIISQQDALTEFDTLVPGRFQTLRDGSRVTYTEQLSDDRINLGGVFISEKRFNQDKTKDRAPSVLVAEKGHQEIQADGNRYLVLENGYRYDGNPGQADYRAIKYDTYGVLLPKPEVAEEVTEREAIPTSELIGAKGLRERAELQWRLSLPILVFVVTLLAVPLSRVNPRQGRFLKLLPAILLYMAYLTMLISVRGALEKGKLPIALGMWWVHGLFLLIGLGLMYWEPLRLKRAARRAEVAHG from the coding sequence TTGATCGTCTTTCGTTATCTGTCCCGCGAGGTCCTGGTGACCTTGAGCGCCGTCAGCGCTGTGCTGTTGGTGATCATCATGAGCGGGCGCTTCATCAAGTACCTGGCCCAGGCTGCCCAAGGCGTGCTCGACCCTGGCGTGTTGTTCCTGATCATGGGCTACCGCTTGCCAGGCTTCCTGCAACTGATCCTGCCTCTGGGGCTCTTCCTCGGCATACTGCTGGCTTACGGGCGCCTGTACCTGGAAAGCGAGATGACCGTGCTGTCGGCCACAGGCATGAGCCAGCAGCGCCTGCTGGGCCTGACCATGGCACCGGCTGCCCTGGTTGCCCTGCTGGTGGCCTGGTTGAGCATGAGCCTGGCCCCGCAGGGCGTGGCCCAGGTGCAGCAGATCATCAGCCAGCAGGATGCCCTGACCGAGTTCGATACCTTGGTGCCGGGCCGCTTCCAGACCTTGCGTGATGGCTCGCGGGTAACCTATACCGAGCAACTGTCGGATGACCGCATCAACCTGGGCGGGGTGTTCATCTCCGAGAAGCGCTTCAACCAGGACAAGACCAAGGACCGCGCCCCATCGGTGCTGGTCGCTGAAAAAGGTCACCAGGAAATCCAGGCCGACGGCAACCGTTACCTGGTTCTGGAAAACGGTTACCGCTACGACGGCAATCCGGGCCAGGCCGACTACCGCGCCATCAAGTATGACACCTACGGCGTGCTGCTGCCCAAGCCGGAAGTGGCCGAGGAAGTGACCGAGCGCGAAGCTATTCCCACCTCCGAACTGATCGGCGCCAAGGGCCTGCGTGAGCGCGCCGAGCTGCAATGGCGGCTGTCGCTGCCGATCCTGGTGTTCGTCGTCACCCTGCTGGCAGTGCCACTGTCGCGGGTCAACCCGCGCCAGGGCCGCTTCCTCAAGCTGCTGCCGGCAATTCTTCTGTATATGGCCTACCTGACAATGCTGATTTCCGTACGCGGCGCCCTCGAGAAGGGCAAACTGCCGATTGCCCTGGGCATGTGGTGGGTACACGGCCTGTTCCTGCTGATCGGCCTTGGCCTGATGTACTGGGAGCCGCTGCGCCTCAAACGCGCCGCCCGCCGTGCGGAGGTGGCCCATGGCTAA
- the lptG gene encoding LPS export ABC transporter permease LptG — translation MAKLDRYIGQSVLLAILAVLGIILGLASLFAFIDEMSDLSDTYTVMEAGNFVLLTAPRRLYEMLPMAALIGCLIGLGSLASSSELTIMRAAGVSIGRIVWAVMKPMLVLMLVGLLIGEYVAPVTENKAQADRSLAQGGGEAQSSKRGMWHRQGEEYVHINAVQPNGLLLGVTRYRFDSERKIVTSSFARRAQYQSDHWLLADVRTTYFRGDHTEVVNAPEERWDVSLTPELLNTVILAPESLSITGLWDYIHYLSDQGLNNARYWLAFWTKVLQPMVTAALVLMAISFIFGPLRSVTLGQRVFTGVLVGFVFRIGQDLLGPSSQVFGFPPLLAVVIPAGICALAGVWLLRRAG, via the coding sequence ATGGCTAAGCTCGATCGCTACATCGGCCAGAGCGTGCTGCTGGCCATCCTGGCCGTGCTGGGGATCATCCTCGGCCTGGCTTCACTTTTCGCTTTCATCGATGAGATGAGCGACCTGAGTGACACCTACACAGTGATGGAAGCGGGCAACTTTGTCCTGCTTACCGCGCCTCGGCGGCTGTATGAAATGTTGCCAATGGCCGCCTTGATCGGTTGCCTGATCGGCCTGGGCAGTCTGGCCAGCAGCAGCGAGCTGACCATCATGCGTGCGGCCGGCGTGTCCATCGGCCGCATCGTCTGGGCGGTGATGAAGCCGATGCTGGTGCTGATGCTGGTTGGTCTGCTGATTGGCGAATATGTGGCTCCGGTGACTGAGAACAAGGCTCAGGCCGACCGTTCTCTGGCTCAGGGTGGTGGTGAGGCACAAAGCTCCAAGCGCGGCATGTGGCACCGCCAGGGCGAGGAGTACGTGCACATCAACGCCGTACAGCCCAATGGCCTGCTGCTGGGCGTGACCCGCTACCGCTTCGACAGCGAGCGCAAGATCGTCACCTCGAGCTTTGCCCGCCGCGCACAGTACCAGAGCGACCACTGGCTGCTCGCCGATGTGCGTACCACCTACTTCCGTGGCGACCATACCGAGGTGGTCAACGCGCCAGAGGAGCGCTGGGATGTATCGCTCACGCCAGAGCTGCTCAATACCGTAATCCTCGCGCCGGAGTCGCTTTCGATTACCGGGTTGTGGGACTACATCCACTACCTGTCTGACCAGGGCCTGAACAACGCCCGCTACTGGCTGGCGTTCTGGACCAAGGTGCTGCAGCCGATGGTAACGGCGGCTCTGGTGCTGATGGCGATCTCGTTCATCTTTGGCCCGCTGCGTTCGGTAACCCTCGGTCAGCGCGTGTTCACGGGTGTACTGGTGGGCTTCGTGTTTCGCATTGGCCAGGACCTGCTCGGGCCTTCGAGTCAGGTATTCGGCTTCCCGCCGCTGCTAGCGGTGGTGATCCCGGCAGGTATCTGTGCATTGGCGGGCGTGTGGTTGCTGCGCCGGGCAGGCTAA
- a CDS encoding RDD family protein — translation MSKPLLTPQGDFPPVSLGRRLAAMFYDFLLCTALLIVTAGAYKMIQMSIIGEARMRELTEAGALDGDPLLSTVLLFALFGFFAKFWTHSGQTLGMQVWGVRVQNADGSAISLWQALLRFVVSIASWLCLGLGFFWVLIDNRKRGWHDIYSESQLVRVPKQKK, via the coding sequence ATGTCCAAGCCTCTACTCACACCCCAGGGTGATTTTCCGCCGGTCAGCCTGGGCCGGCGCCTGGCTGCAATGTTCTATGACTTTTTGCTGTGTACCGCACTGCTGATCGTTACCGCTGGCGCCTACAAGATGATTCAGATGTCGATCATCGGCGAAGCACGTATGCGCGAGCTGACCGAGGCCGGCGCACTGGATGGCGACCCACTGCTGTCTACGGTATTGCTGTTTGCCCTGTTCGGCTTCTTTGCCAAGTTCTGGACCCACAGCGGGCAGACGCTGGGTATGCAGGTGTGGGGCGTCCGGGTGCAGAATGCCGATGGCTCGGCCATCAGCCTGTGGCAGGCGCTGTTGCGGTTCGTCGTGTCGATCGCCTCGTGGCTGTGCCTGGGGTTGGGTTTTTTCTGGGTGCTGATCGACAATCGCAAGCGTGGTTGGCATGACATCTATTCGGAAAGCCAGCTGGTGCGGGTGCCTAAACAGAAAAAATAA
- a CDS encoding cold shock domain-containing protein encodes MAERQKGTVKWFNDEKGYGFITPESGPDLFVHFRAIEGNGFKSLKEGQQVTFEAVQGQKGMQADKVQPV; translated from the coding sequence ATGGCTGAGCGTCAGAAGGGTACCGTCAAGTGGTTCAATGACGAAAAAGGTTACGGCTTCATTACCCCAGAAAGCGGTCCGGATCTCTTCGTGCACTTCCGCGCTATCGAAGGCAACGGCTTCAAGAGCCTGAAAGAAGGCCAGCAAGTCACCTTCGAAGCAGTCCAGGGCCAGAAAGGCATGCAGGCTGACAAGGTTCAACCTGTCTGA
- the gcvT gene encoding glycine cleavage system aminomethyltransferase GcvT — protein MSETLLKTPLHALHLELGARMVPFAGYDMPVQYPLGVLKEHLHTREQAGLFDVSHMGQIILRGADAAKALESLVPVDIIDLPVGMQRYAMFTNEQGGILDDLMVANLGDDTLFLVVNAACKAQDLAHLQAHIGSRCEVQPLFEERALLALQGPAAVKVLERLAPEVAGMIFMQLRRVKLLDVDCFVSRSGYTGEDGYEISVPVNAADALARRLLAEPEVQPIGLGARDSLRLEAGLCLYGHDMNTETTPIEASLLWAISKVRRAEGARAAGFPGAEAIFAHVRDGVARKRVGLLPQERTPVREGADIVDANDKPVGKVCSGGFGPTLAAPVAMGYIDSEHAALDTALFAVVRGKKVALKVSKMPFVTPRYYRG, from the coding sequence ATGTCCGAAACACTGCTCAAGACCCCACTGCATGCCCTGCACCTGGAACTGGGTGCGCGCATGGTGCCGTTCGCCGGCTACGACATGCCGGTGCAGTACCCGCTGGGTGTGCTCAAGGAACACCTGCACACCCGCGAGCAGGCCGGCCTGTTCGACGTCTCGCACATGGGCCAGATCATTCTGCGTGGTGCTGACGCCGCCAAGGCGCTGGAAAGCCTGGTACCGGTGGATATCATCGACCTGCCGGTGGGCATGCAGCGCTATGCCATGTTCACCAATGAGCAAGGCGGCATTCTTGACGACCTGATGGTTGCCAACCTGGGCGACGACACTCTGTTCCTGGTAGTCAACGCGGCCTGCAAGGCGCAGGACCTGGCTCACCTGCAAGCGCACATCGGCAGCCGCTGCGAGGTGCAGCCGCTGTTCGAGGAGCGTGCCCTGCTCGCCCTGCAAGGCCCGGCTGCGGTCAAAGTGCTGGAACGCCTGGCTCCAGAAGTGGCCGGCATGATCTTCATGCAGTTGCGCCGGGTAAAGCTGCTGGACGTGGACTGCTTCGTCAGCCGCTCGGGCTACACCGGCGAAGACGGCTACGAGATCTCGGTACCGGTCAACGCTGCCGACGCCCTGGCCCGCCGCCTGCTGGCCGAGCCGGAAGTACAGCCGATCGGCCTGGGCGCACGCGACTCGCTGCGCCTGGAAGCTGGCTTGTGCCTGTATGGCCATGACATGAACACCGAGACTACGCCGATCGAAGCCAGCCTGCTGTGGGCGATTTCCAAGGTGCGCCGTGCCGAGGGTGCACGTGCTGCCGGCTTCCCTGGTGCCGAGGCGATCTTCGCCCACGTGCGCGACGGGGTCGCGCGCAAACGCGTAGGCTTGTTGCCTCAGGAGCGTACGCCAGTACGCGAAGGCGCGGACATTGTCGACGCAAACGATAAACCGGTGGGTAAAGTATGCAGCGGAGGCTTTGGTCCGACACTCGCTGCACCTGTCGCAATGGGTTATATCGATAGTGAACATGCTGCACTCGACACTGCACTGTTTGCCGTGGTGCGTGGAAAGAAGGTGGCCTTGAAAGTCAGCAAAATGCCTTTCGTGACACCACGTTACTACCGTGGCTGA
- a CDS encoding L-serine ammonia-lyase, with translation MSLSVFDLFKIGIGPSSSHTVGPMRAAARFAEGLRRDGLLTRTASVKAELYGSLGATGKGHGSDKAVLLGLEGEHPDIIDTDSIPARLQAIRDSGRINLLGEHSIAFIEKQHLAMIRKPLDYHPNGMIFRAFDDAGLQIRSREYYSVGGGFVVDEDAAGHDRIVEDTTVLAYPFKTAKELLGHCTAHDLSVSQVMLANETAWRPEAETRAGLLRIWQVMQDCVAAGCQHEGILPGGLKVKRRAPALYRQLSGHPEASLRDALSVLDWVNLYALAVNEENAYGGRVVTAPTNGAAGIVPAVLHYYMRFVPGASEDGVVRFLLTAAAIGILYKENASISGAEVGCQGEVGVACSMAAGALCEVMGGSVQQVENAAEIGMEHNLGLTCDPIGGLVQVPCIERNAMGSVKAINAVRMALRGDGQHYVSLDKVIRTMRQTGADMKSKYKETARGGLAVNIIEC, from the coding sequence ATGTCACTGAGCGTCTTCGACCTGTTCAAGATCGGCATCGGCCCCTCCAGCTCCCACACGGTCGGCCCGATGCGCGCCGCTGCGCGGTTCGCCGAAGGGCTGCGCCGTGATGGCTTGCTTACCCGCACCGCCAGCGTCAAAGCCGAGCTGTATGGCTCACTGGGCGCCACAGGCAAAGGCCACGGCAGTGACAAAGCCGTGCTGCTGGGCCTTGAAGGCGAACACCCGGACATTATCGACACCGACAGCATTCCCGCTCGCCTGCAAGCCATCCGCGACAGCGGACGCATCAACCTGCTGGGCGAGCACAGCATTGCGTTCATCGAAAAGCAGCACCTGGCGATGATCCGCAAGCCGTTGGACTACCACCCCAACGGCATGATCTTCCGCGCGTTCGACGACGCAGGCCTGCAAATCCGAAGCCGCGAGTATTACTCGGTAGGCGGTGGTTTCGTGGTCGACGAGGACGCTGCCGGCCACGACCGCATCGTCGAGGACACCACGGTGCTGGCCTATCCGTTCAAGACCGCCAAGGAGCTGCTCGGCCACTGCACCGCGCATGACCTGTCGGTGAGCCAGGTGATGCTGGCCAACGAGACCGCCTGGCGCCCAGAAGCAGAAACCCGAGCCGGGCTGCTGCGCATCTGGCAGGTGATGCAAGATTGTGTCGCTGCTGGTTGCCAGCATGAGGGCATATTACCGGGAGGGCTCAAGGTCAAACGCCGTGCGCCGGCCCTGTACCGCCAACTGAGCGGCCACCCGGAGGCCAGCCTGCGTGACGCCCTGTCGGTGCTCGACTGGGTCAACCTCTACGCCTTGGCAGTGAACGAGGAAAACGCCTACGGCGGTCGTGTGGTTACGGCCCCTACCAACGGCGCAGCGGGCATCGTCCCGGCAGTCCTTCACTACTACATGCGCTTCGTGCCGGGTGCCAGCGAGGACGGGGTGGTGCGCTTTCTGCTCACCGCCGCAGCCATCGGCATCCTGTACAAGGAAAACGCCTCCATCTCCGGTGCCGAAGTGGGCTGCCAGGGCGAGGTCGGCGTGGCCTGCTCGATGGCCGCCGGGGCGCTGTGCGAAGTGATGGGTGGCAGCGTGCAGCAGGTGGAGAACGCCGCCGAAATAGGCATGGAACACAACCTGGGCCTGACCTGCGACCCGATCGGCGGCCTCGTGCAGGTGCCCTGTATCGAGCGCAATGCGATGGGCTCGGTGAAGGCCATCAACGCGGTACGCATGGCCCTGCGCGGCGACGGGCAGCACTACGTGTCGCTGGACAAGGTCATCCGCACCATGCGCCAGACCGGCGCCGACATGAAAAGCAAATATAAAGAGACCGCCCGTGGCGGCCTGGCCGTCAACATCATTGAATGTTGA
- the gcvP gene encoding aminomethyl-transferring glycine dehydrogenase: MTINLGTANEFIARHIGPRAADEQAMLTALGFDSLDAMTAAVIPDSIKGTSVLGSHDGQSEADALAALKAIAGKNQLFKSYIGQGYYNTHTPAPILRNLLENPAWYTAYTPYQPEISQGRLEALLNFQTLISDLTGLPIANASLLDEATAAAEAMTFCKRLSKNKASHTFFASVHCHPQTLDVLRTRAEPLGIEVVVGDERELGDVSAFFGALLQYPASNGEVFDYREVVQRFHAANALVAVAADLLALTLLTPPGEFEADVAIGSAQRFGVPLGFGGPHAAYFATRDAFKRDMPGRLVGVSIDRFGKTALRLAMQTREQHIRREKATSNICTAQVLLANIASMFAVYHGPAGLKRIAERTHALTAILAAGLKALGVQVVGASAFDTLTLATGTATASLHGKARAQGINLRQIDAAHVGLSLDETSTQADVESLWQLLGGEQAQPDFTALAASTGSLLPAALLRQSAILEHPVFNRYHSETELMRYLRRLADKDLALDRSMIPLGSCTMKLNAASEMIPVTWAEFGNLHPFAPAEQSQGYLQMTTELEAMLCAATGYDAVSLQPNAGSQGEYAGLLAIRAYHRSRGEGHRDICLIPSSAHGTNPATAHMAGMRVVVTACDARGNVDVEDLRAKAIEHRERLAAIMITYPSTHGVFEEAIGEICAIIHDNGGQVYIDGANMNAMVGLCAPGKFGGDVSHLNLHKTFCIPHGGGGPGVGPIGVKSHLAPFLPGHAQLENTQGAVCAAPFGSASILPITWMYIRMMGGAGLKRASQMAILNANYIARRLEEHYPVLYTGGNGLVAHECILDLRPLKDNSGISVDDVAKRLIDFGFHAPTMSFPVAGTLMIEPTESESKEELDRFCNAMIQIREEIRAVEDGSLDKDDNPLKNAPHTAAELVGEWTHGYSREQAVYPLASLVEGKYWPPVGRVDNVFGDRNLVCACPSIESYQDA, from the coding sequence ATGACCATCAACCTCGGCACCGCCAACGAATTCATCGCCCGTCACATTGGCCCGCGCGCCGCTGACGAACAGGCCATGCTCACTGCACTGGGCTTCGACTCGCTGGACGCCATGACCGCTGCGGTCATCCCCGACAGCATCAAGGGCACTAGCGTGCTTGGCTCGCATGACGGCCAAAGTGAAGCGGATGCGCTGGCCGCACTCAAGGCCATCGCCGGCAAGAACCAGCTGTTCAAAAGCTACATCGGCCAGGGCTACTACAACACCCACACTCCGGCGCCGATTCTGCGCAACTTGCTGGAAAACCCGGCCTGGTACACCGCCTACACCCCATATCAGCCAGAAATTTCCCAGGGCCGCCTGGAAGCGCTGCTGAACTTCCAGACCCTGATCAGCGACCTCACCGGCCTGCCGATCGCCAACGCCTCCTTGCTTGACGAAGCCACGGCTGCGGCCGAGGCCATGACCTTCTGCAAGCGCCTGTCGAAGAACAAGGCCAGCCACACCTTCTTCGCCTCGGTACACTGCCACCCGCAAACCCTCGACGTGCTGCGCACCCGTGCCGAGCCGCTGGGTATCGAAGTTGTGGTTGGCGACGAGCGCGAGCTGGGCGATGTCAGCGCCTTCTTCGGCGCCCTGCTGCAATACCCGGCCAGCAACGGTGAAGTGTTCGACTACCGCGAGGTCGTACAGCGTTTCCATGCTGCCAACGCACTGGTCGCCGTAGCAGCAGACCTGCTGGCCCTGACCCTGCTGACCCCACCGGGCGAATTCGAGGCTGACGTGGCCATCGGCAGCGCCCAACGCTTCGGCGTGCCACTGGGCTTCGGTGGCCCGCACGCGGCTTACTTCGCCACCCGCGACGCGTTCAAGCGCGACATGCCTGGCCGCCTGGTCGGCGTGTCGATTGACCGCTTCGGCAAAACCGCCCTGCGTCTGGCCATGCAGACCCGCGAGCAACACATCCGCCGCGAAAAGGCCACCAGCAACATCTGCACCGCCCAGGTGCTGCTGGCCAACATCGCCAGCATGTTCGCCGTCTACCACGGCCCTGCCGGCCTCAAGCGCATTGCCGAGCGCACCCATGCCCTGACCGCGATCCTTGCCGCCGGCCTGAAGGCGCTGGGCGTACAGGTGGTAGGCGCCAGCGCCTTCGACACCCTGACCCTGGCCACCGGCACTGCCACCGCCAGCCTGCATGGAAAGGCACGCGCCCAAGGCATCAACCTGCGCCAGATCGATGCCGCCCATGTGGGTTTGTCTCTGGACGAAACCAGCACTCAGGCTGACGTCGAGTCGCTGTGGCAGCTGTTGGGTGGCGAGCAGGCACAGCCTGACTTCACCGCACTGGCCGCCAGCACCGGTTCCCTGCTGCCTGCCGCCCTGCTGCGCCAGTCGGCCATCCTGGAACACCCGGTGTTCAACCGCTACCACAGCGAAACCGAGCTGATGCGCTACCTGCGCCGCCTGGCCGACAAGGACCTGGCGCTGGACCGCAGCATGATCCCGCTGGGCTCGTGCACCATGAAGCTGAACGCCGCCAGCGAAATGATCCCGGTCACCTGGGCCGAGTTCGGCAACCTGCACCCGTTCGCCCCGGCCGAGCAGAGCCAGGGCTACCTGCAGATGACCACCGAACTGGAGGCCATGCTGTGCGCGGCCACTGGCTATGATGCCGTGTCGCTGCAGCCCAACGCCGGCTCGCAGGGCGAATACGCCGGGCTGTTGGCGATCCGCGCCTACCACCGCAGCCGTGGTGAAGGCCACCGCGATATCTGCCTGATCCCGTCGTCGGCCCATGGCACCAACCCGGCCACCGCACATATGGCTGGCATGCGTGTCGTGGTTACCGCCTGTGACGCCCGTGGCAACGTCGATGTCGAGGACCTGCGCGCCAAAGCCATCGAGCACCGCGAGCGCCTGGCTGCAATCATGATCACCTACCCGTCGACCCACGGCGTGTTCGAGGAAGCGATCGGCGAAATCTGCGCGATCATCCACGACAACGGTGGCCAGGTGTACATCGACGGCGCCAACATGAATGCCATGGTCGGACTGTGCGCGCCAGGCAAGTTCGGCGGCGACGTTTCCCACCTGAACCTGCACAAGACCTTCTGCATCCCGCACGGTGGTGGTGGCCCGGGCGTTGGCCCGATTGGCGTCAAGTCGCACCTGGCGCCGTTCCTGCCAGGCCATGCACAGCTGGAAAACACCCAGGGCGCGGTATGCGCTGCGCCGTTCGGTAGCGCCAGCATCCTGCCAATCACATGGATGTATATCCGCATGATGGGCGGTGCCGGCCTCAAACGTGCCTCGCAAATGGCAATCCTCAACGCCAACTACATCGCCCGCCGCCTGGAAGAGCACTATCCTGTTCTGTATACCGGCGGTAATGGCCTGGTGGCTCACGAATGCATTCTCGACCTGCGCCCACTGAAGGACAACAGCGGCATCAGTGTCGACGACGTGGCCAAACGGTTGATCGACTTCGGCTTCCACGCCCCGACCATGTCTTTCCCGGTGGCTGGCACGCTGATGATCGAACCGACCGAAAGCGAGTCCAAAGAAGAACTGGACCGCTTCTGCAACGCGATGATCCAGATCCGCGAAGAAATCCGCGCGGTGGAGGACGGTAGCCTGGACAAGGACGACAACCCGCTGAAAAACGCACCGCACACTGCGGCTGAGCTGGTTGGCGAATGGACCCATGGCTACAGCCGCGAGCAGGCGGTATACCCCTTGGCGAGCCTGGTGGAAGGCAAGTACTGGCCGCCGGTCGGCCGGGTCGACAACGTGTTCGGCGACCGCAACCTGGTGTGCGCCTGCCCGTCGATCGAGAGCTATCAGGACGCCTGA